One genomic segment of Myripristis murdjan chromosome 20, fMyrMur1.1, whole genome shotgun sequence includes these proteins:
- the anks6 gene encoding ankyrin repeat and SAM domain-containing protein 6: protein MGVVGKRNNVPSEDMNFGVPANSLLLFRACDEGDYETARAILEPGAPKESGRQSRLRSEAGSECNAADILSLVPVDCTDEEGNTALQFAAASGHENLVRFLLRKGASVDSRNNYGWTPLMQAARFGHLTVAHILLENGAEINGRNRLGASVLTMAARGGHTHVVKLLLESGAYVDDYDHLAVTTEAVSNGNNNNSCSATGFGGSEGCVSSGLGGCGGGGGGREFMDITALLVASQHGHEAVVRLLLEWGSDVNFSQKTTGWGALMLATLSGKVGVAQQLVERGADPDRVNVLSKTAFELSLQLKQRDIKAYLDSITTVRPQTDDEKRRPDVFSALKLGNSQLVKEILEEDPAQVNLSNQEGASPLMMAAVSGQLEVVQLMVEKNADIDKQDGVHGWTALMQATYHGNKDVVKYLLNQGADVNLRAKNGYTAFDLVMLLNDPDTELVRLLASVCMQVDKEKSKHRSRASMTSKSRHTLNNVPVPPDDRGGLKSWWNRMSNRFRRLKLTHTLRHGLSSNRLAPFPDDAEASLDATMKADRKSAHGANGALGPTPAVGGNDISTAWAVKTKDTGLGRAGSEKEDFLITTMLRNGAPLTRLPNDKLKAVIPPFLPPSSFEPWNSDRSRLLKDGKSEAPRLPMPPQRKLNSSGNSDITSISRVVSRSIKFPSIPKGPSSSSPSNSGHYHSPHSSGGSNGVAGLNRDSHNRSGGSADSVLSQIAAQRKRAAGLIDVKAQTPEKQPSQMQSQAQLPASVSSLPLPDISLPDIHSHPSLVASDVHSRRKMELKKRPQSGNSSTSKSTSPTLTPSPSPTPKPPPGPGDSLSSASSHPRSKSSGGSSSGTITDEDELSSILKKLSLEKYQPIFEEQEVDMEAFLTLTDGDLKELGIKTDGPRQQILAAISELNAGKGRERQILQETIHNFQSSFGSSASNPRQPGQPRSPTGWTRHQVRSSNKSQGASHAECPDTSVPEH, encoded by the exons ATGGGAGTTGTAGGGAAACGGAATAACGTTCCAAGCGAGGACATGAATTTTGGCGTCCCCGCAAATTCGCTGCTACTTTTCCGTGCCTGTGATGAAGGGGACTATGAAACGGCCCGGGCTATCCTTGAGCCAGGGGCCCCGAAGGAGTCTGGGAGGCAGAGCAGGCTGCGGTCAGAAGCGGGGTCGGAGTGCAACGCCGCGGACATCTTGTCTCTGGTCCCGGTGGACTGCACCGACGAGGAGGGGAACACCGCCTTGCAGTTCGCCGCGGCCAGCGGCCACGAGAACCTGGTCCGGTTTTTGCTCCGGAAGGGCGCCTCGGTGGACAGCCGGAACAACTACGGCTGGACCCCGCTGATGCAGGCTGCTAG GTTTGGCCACTTGACTGTTGCCCACATCCTCTTGGAGAACGGGGCAGAGATTAATGGACGTAACCGTTTGGGTGCTAGTGTCCTGACTATGGCGGCCCGTGGGGGACACACCCATGTGGTCAAGCTCCTCCTGGAGAGTGGGGCCTACGTCGATGACTATGATCACCTAGCTGTTACCACTGAGGCAGTGTCcaatggcaacaacaacaacagctgcag TGCGACAGGTTTTGGAGGCAGTGAAGGCTGTGTGAGCAGTGGACTGGGgggctgtggaggaggaggcggcggcagAGAGTTCATGGACATCACAGCCCTGCTGGTGGCCTCACAGCATGGCCACGAGGCTGTGGTGCGACTGCTGCTGGAGTGGGGCTCCGATGTCAATTTCTCTCAGAAAACCACCGGCTGGGGAGCACTGATGCTGGCCACGCTCAGTGGGAAG gTGGGCGTGGCTCAGCAGCTGGTGGAGCGTGGAGCCGATCCGGATCGGGTCAATGTTTTGTCCAAGACAGCCTTTGAACTGTCTCTGCAGCTCAAACAGAGAGACATCAAGGCCTACCTGGACTCCATCACTACTGTACGACCTCAGACAG ATGATGAGAAAAGAAGACCAGATGTGTTCAGTGCCCTCAAGTTGG GAAACTCCCAGCTTGTCAAAGAGATCTTGGAGGAGGACCCCGCTCAGGTGAATTTGTCCAATCAGGAGGGAGCGTCGCCTCTCATGATGGCAGCAGTAAGTGGCCAGTTGGAGGTGGTGCAGCTGATGGTGGAGAAGAATGCTGATATTGACAAACAAGATGGCGTCCATGGGTGGACCGCTCTAATGCAGGCTACCTACCACGG taATAAAGATGTTGTTAAGTACCTGTTGAATCAGGGGGCAGATGTCAACCTGCGAGCCAAGAATGGATACACAGCCTTTGATTTGGTCATGCTGTTGAACGACCCAG ATACAGAGTTGGTGCGTCTGTTGGCGTCGGTGTGTATGCAGGTGGACAAGGAGAAGTCAAAACACCGCAGCAGGGCTTCCATGACTTCCAAAAGCCGGCACACCCTCAACAACGTCCCTGTGCCGCCTGATGACAGGGGAGGCCTTAAG TCCTGGTGGAACAGGATGTCCAATCGGTTCCGGCGGCTCAAGTTGACTCACACACTGAGGCACGGCCTTTCATCCAATCGCCTGGCTCCTTTCCCCGACGATGCCGAGGCTTCACTGGATGCCACAATGAAGGCTGACAGGAAGTCGGCTCATGGGGCAAACGGGGCGCTGGGCCCTACTCCTGCTGTGGGAGGAAATGACATCAGCACCGCCTGGGCAGTGAAGACAAAAGATACTG GTCTTGGCAGGGCAGGCTCAGAGAAGGAGGACTTTCTAATAACCACAATG CTGAGAAATGGGGCTCCCCTGACCCGGCTGCCCAATGACAAGTTGAAAGCGGTCATCCCTCCCTTCCTGCCTCCATCCAGCTTTGAGCCGTGGAACTCTGACCGCTCACGCCTCCTTAAAGATGGCAAGAGTGAAGCACCCCGCCTGCCCATGCCCCCTCAGAGGAAGCTCAACAGCAGCGGAAACTCTGatatt ACGTCTATCAGCCGTGTGGTGAGCAGGTCCATTAAGTTTCCCAGCATCCCCAAAgggccctcctcctcctccccctccaacTCGGGACACTACCACTCCCCTCACTCCTCTGGAGGCTCCAACGGGGTGGCAGGGCTCAACCGGGACTCTCACAACCGCTCAG gtggcagcGCAGACAGCGTCCTATCTCAGATCGCAGCCCAAAGGAAGAGAGCTGCAGGCCTCATAGATGTGAAGGCCCAGACTCCAGAGAAGCAGCCCAGTCAGATGCAGAGCCAAGCCCAGCTCCCTGCCTCGGTGTCCAGCCTGCCGCTGCCTGACATCAGCCTCCCTGACATCCACTCGCATCCGAGCCTGGTGGCCTCTGACGTCCACTCTAGACGg AAGATGGAGCTGAAGAAGAGACCTCAGTCAGGAAACTCCTCCACCTCCAAGAGCACCTCACCCACCCTCACCCCATCTCCTTCCCCGACGCCCAAGCCCCCTCCTGGGCCGGGAGACTCTCTGTCCTCGGCATCCTCCCACCCTCGCTCCAAGAGCAGCGGGGGCTCCAGCAGTGGAACCATCACTGACGAAG ATGAGCTGTCCAGTATCCTGAAGAAGCTGTCCCTGGAGAAATACCAGCCCATATTTGAGGAACAGGAG GTGGACATGGAGGCGTTCCTCACTCTAACAGATGGAGACTTGAAGGAGCTGGGCATTAAAACTGATGGACCCAGACAACAAATTTTGGCTGCCATATCAGAGCTCAATGCTGGGAAG GGTCGGGAAAGACAGATCCTTCAGGAGACCATCCATAACTTCCAGTCCTCCTTCGGTAGCAGCGCCAGTAATCCAAGACAACCGGGACAACCACGCT CTCCAACAGGCTGGACAAGACACCAAGTTCGTTCATCAAACAAGAG CCAAGGTGCGAGCCATGCGGAGTGTCCTGACACCAGCGTCCCAGAGCACTAG